A segment of the bacterium genome:
ATATCCCCACGTTTGCAAGCGGTCGCTGTCTTCCGTCCATTTCGCGCCGATGTCGGTGCGGTAAAACATATTTTGCAGCATGATGTTGCCGATGCGGTTATACATCTGCACCCTCGCCTCCGTAACCGTCGTGCCTGATCCGGTCACAACCAGCACATACCCCGACTCCCCCGCAACCCTCCAGTCGCCGTCAACAATCTTCACATCGCCTAAGTGCAAACCTTCCGTGCTTGGCTTTTTAAACAGGATAGAAAGATCTTTATAGGTATCAGTCGTCTTTTGGTCATCATAAGGGAACGGCGGCACGGCGATGATGGCACCGATCTGGAAACCCTTTTTTGTTTTAAGATCAAACGGCGTTCCGTTTGCCAACGCCAGCAAAAATTCGCCCCACACGCTTTGCACGCCTTCCATTTGAATAGAGATTGTCGGGTAGCCGAAGCGGCACGTGAACTCCAGCGGATAGATGCCACGCGCGTTCGCGATGCAGTTGATGTCCACATAGCCGGCATATTTCGCGACGCGCAGCTCGTCGCGCATTTTTTCCAACGTCGCGCGGAACAACGTGTTGGTCGCTGTCCAAAACATCAGCGTACCCATCTCGCCCGTGTATGGGCCAATGTCGCCCGGAAAGAGTTTTTTATGTTCAAAGTTAATGTTCACCGGCTGGATGAAATCGTGACCGTTAAAAAACGCGCCGACGGCAACCTCCACGCCGGAAACGAATTTCTGCAACTGGAAATTCTTAATCTTTTTCCCCCATCCGTTTTTGTTGCGCTCCAAAATCTCGACGATATCTTTACCGTCTTCTTCGGTTCCCAAAAACAACAAGCCTTTCATGTACGACGGCGTGTTGCCCGACGGCTTCCACGCGTACCGTCCGGGATTTTCTTTCAAAAATTTTATCGCATCGTCAAAGTTTTCAAAGTCCCAATGCGGCAGCGTCAAAAGCCCCAACCGCTTCATCTCGGACTGGCCGTATTCGCGCTCAATCTCCAAACGGTCGGTGTACACGCTTCCACCGATGACCAGCTTCCCCGCGGTGCGCAGCTTGTCAGCCGCCTCGCCAAAACCCACATCATCAAACACCACGACATCCGCCCAATCAATTTCCTTCTCCCAATCGGCGACTTTATCCAAAATGCCGTCGTACACATCCGCGTCGCTTTTCGCCTTGATGTATACCTTCACCTCTGCCCCTTCTTTTTTTAACTGCCACGCCAAATCGCCGCTCAAACTTTCATGTGAGACGAAAAGGAATTTTTTCGCGTTAGGATTTTTTTGTTCTTCCGGCATATTTTTATTATGACACACATCGCGTTAATTGTTGTCATCCCCGCGAAAGCGGGGATCCAGAACGCGCTCCTGGATTCCGGATTAAATCCGGAATGACAATCACGTTAATGGACATTTTTTGTGATCATGCGAACGCGCCACGCAACATGTCCGGCCGTAATTGATCAGGCGATAGGTAAATTCAAACCAATCACGCTTGGGGATAAGCGCCATCAAGTCGCGCTCAATTTTTACCGGATCGGTGTTGTCGGTGAGCCCCAACACGCGCGCCAAGCGCTTCACGTGCGTATCAACCGCTATTCCCTCCACCACGCCATAAGCATTGCTCAGCACCACGTTCGCGGTTTTCCTCGCCACGCCCGGAATCGTGAGCATTTCTTCCATTGTCCTCGGAAGTTTTCCGCCGAATTTTTCTTTGACCATTTTCGCGGCGGCGAGAATATTTTTTGTTTTGTTACGGAAAAAACCGGTGGAATGAATATCTTTTTCAAACTCGCTGCGATCCGCGTGTACGTAATCGTCCAGCGTCCGGTATTTTTTAAACAATGCCTCCGTCACTTCATTCACTTTTTTGTCCGTGCACTGCGCGGAAAGTTCAACGGCGACGAGCAGTTCCCAATGATTCTTAAATCTCAACGCGATCTTGGCTTGGGGGAAAAGCTTTTTCAACGCCGCGATTATTTTTGCGACGCGTTTTTTGCGTTGTGCAAAAAGTTTTTGATCTATGATTCTTGCTATCATGATTCTTACTATAAAGAGAATCTCCCACGCGAGCAACGCTCACGTGGGAGACAGCTTCCTACTACACATTCGCGCACATGTCTTCCGCGTTCCGGAAAAAAGACATAGCGATTCCGACATCCAACTGGTACACGACGTTCACCATCGCGCCACAGCCGTTCATGCTCACGTTGGGAAACTCGCGGAGTATTGCTTCGACCGGACGGATAGAGAATGGCCTTCCCCCGAATCCGCCGGCAACACCCATTCCCAGCGTCCGTGTCTCCTCTTTTCTCCGCAGCGCGCGCAGGAATTCCGTCATGAGTTCGGCGTCAAAGTGCCTACCGCCCTCCTTCACCTCGCCGGAGAGGTTCAGCAACACGTCCGTGATTCCGCCGGCGTACGACGCAACTCTCCCCGCAACGGCGTCGGCGAGCATCACTTCCTTGCCCTTCTCCATCGCGGCGATCTCTTCCGGAGAAGACGCCTCATAATCCTCCTCTCCTTCCTCTTGTTCCTTTTCTATCGCCAGCTCCATCTCTCGCTGTACTGTCCGCACGCCGTCGCGGCTCACGCGCAGTATCACGCGGAGCTCCGGGTGCGCCACGCGGAATGCCCGAAGCGCTCCGGTCGGCGGCCAGTCCATGGCGAGCTGGATGCCGTGGAGCAGCGGCCCCGCCACACCGACAACCCGTTCCAGGTTCTCGACAAGCTTCGCCCGGTTCGTGGTCGCGAAGTTCACGAAGTTCAGCACCGACTCGTGCGCCACGAAAATCTTCGGGATATTCGCGACCGATGGGTTCAAGTGCGCGTGCTCGTTGCGCTCCCCGCAGCGCGCCTTCGCCTCTTTCAAAGTTTCCGCGAACGTATCATCGCTAACGTCAACGACGATGGCGAGACAACGCGCCGGCGGGTTTGTGATCTCGCGGAATATTTCCACAAGACGCTTTCCCTCGCCAGGAGAAACGAGTCCGCGAACGCCAATATACGAACGCATATCCACAGGGATTCCTCCAAAGATACAATCGCGCGTTCTGCAAATGACTATAGCGTAACCAATTTATTTTGTCACCCTTTTGACGCTCATTTAACCTTCCCGCCATTATGAGCGTTTTGTATTTCCAGTATCGCAAAATGTTTACATTATCACCGCTTAAGCGGTGATAATGTAAACATTTGTATCAGCCCCCGCGACTCGCGCAGTCTTTATAACTTCCGTGGCTTCACTCCTGCTCCGTCCGAAGATGCTCCATCGCGTAGTCCAAGTCGCCATCAACTTTTTTGCCGGGATTAAAAATGTTTTTCGGGTCAAAGAGTTTTTTTGTCGCTTGGAATAGTTTATATACTTCTTTCCCGTACATCTGTTCAAGATATGGCGTGCGAATGAGGCCGTCGTTGTGTTCGCCTGTCGTGGAACCGCCGAATTTCAGCACAAGATCGTACACTTTTTTAGAAAGCTCGGGAATAATTTGACGCGAAGCGGGGTCGCGCATGTCCATGAGCGGGATAACATGGATATTTCCGTCGCCCACGTGCCCCGCGATGGTGTACGTCAAACTTTTGTATGGCGCGAGCATGGCGTTCAGCTGCGGCAAAAATTGCGGCAAGAGTTCCGGACGCACCACCACATCATCGATGAACGGCGCGGTGCGTTTGTTCTTTAAATGGTAACGGAGCAAGTTGAAACTCTCCCGCCGCATCACCCAATACTTGCGCGCTTCTTCATCGGTTTTAACCAGCCGCATCTTTACGGGAAACTTTTTGAGCGCCGCGGCGGCGGTCTGCATTTTTTTCAATGCCTCCGCTTCAGAGTCGCCCGTAAATTCCAAGAGCATCACGAGCTTCGGGAATCCGCCGGTCAGAATCATCCATGCCTCGGGCAAGAACTTCAGCATCAGCGAAAACATATTTTTCGGCTTGATAAGTTTGATCAAGTCCGGCAAATAACGGAACACGAGCTTTAAGGTGTTATCGTCAAACGATTCAAAGCTTTCCGGTCCGAAGCGCACCGCGGTCTTTGCCAATTCGCCAAGAACGCCCGTGTCGCGCAAAAAGAGCACGAGCATTTTCGCGTACGGTTTCGGTTTCACGAGCCGGAATTTTACCTCCGTCGCGATACCCAGCGTCCCCTGCGAACCCACAAACAGTTTCGTAATATCAAAAACTTTTTTCTCGCTGTCCCACACGTTCCACAAATAATATCCCGCGGAATTTTTCGACACGTTGGGTTTCGCGCGTTTCAGCAGTTCCGCGTTTTTTGTGACGAGCGTATAAAGCCCTTTGTATAATCTGCCTTCAAATGTTCGGCTCGCCATTTTTTTCTTCAGCTCGGAACCGTCGAGCGGACGGAGTTCGTATGTTTTGCCGTCGGCAAGCACCGCCTTCAAGCTTGAGACGTAGCGCTCGGTCTTTCCGTATGCCAATGTTTTTTCGCCTCCGGAATTGTTAGCCACCATTCCGCCGATGGTGCACATTTCCCGAGACGCGGGATACGACGGCAGCAGCAATCCCTTGCGGAGCGTTGCCGCTTCAAAATCGCGGTAATATACGCCCGGCTCCGTCACTGCAAAATCCCCACCGACTTCCTTTATATGGTTCAGGTGCTTTTGCATGTCCACGACAACGGATTCCGTTAAGGCACCTCCGGACATGTCCGTGCCGCCGGAGCGCGGCGTCAAACTCACACCCTCGTGTTTCGTCGCAAACTTCACAAGCGCCTCAATATCTTTCGCGTCCTTTGGCGCAACCACAAGCGCGGGTTTTACCTCAAACAAGCTTGCGTCGTGGCTATACGCTTGAAGCGTCGCCTCGTCGTCGTATACTTCGCCCTTCAAAAACTTTTTTATTTCGTCGGAAAGCTTCATTTGTATTCATTGTACTAAAAATGTATCCCTTCGACCATGCCGAGTCCAACTCGGCTTCGCTCAGGGAATAAAAATCTTAGTTCCTGAGTTTATCGAAGGACTATCATTATATGTCATTCCCGCGTCCTCCGGAGGAGGATCCGCCTCAGGAGGAAATGCGGGGATCCAGAGCTTATGAGTACTGGATTCCGGGTCAAGCCCGGAATGACAATAAGTTGTCGCAATGACGACATTAAAAAAACAGAGCGGCCCCGAGCGATGAACGCTCGGGGGCCGAGAAGAACGAAGGGACCAAGGGGCGCGGGGGTCAAAGAGTCCAGAGGGACCCAACGACCCAAGGCCCAACTACTTGCGGAGCGACGGCAGCATGCCACCCGCATCCACGTCGCCGCCCAGCCAGCAGCAGCCGCGGGACCAGCCGCTCGCGTCGCGGTCCACGCACCAGACGTAGCGGTGGCCGTAGCGGCGACGCCAGACCCTCTTCGTGAAGAGAACGTACTTGCCGACGCGCCAAACAGAGATAGGGATGCTCTCCCGAACCGCCCAAATCTGTTCCATTTCCCGCTTGCCCCAGTTCGTCGCGGGATTCTCCCGACCACGATGCACTGCCTCTTTCACCGACACAGGCGCCTCACCGCGCTTCAGGATGGGGACGAGCTCCAACTTCCGGACGTCGAACTTCTTGCTCCGACTTACCTTCGCCGGACAATTCGCAGTCGCCTGCTTCATTGCCTAGTCCTCCAATAACAGATCCATTTACTGCCATGTATCATACCGCACTCTTTTTAATCAGTCAAACTGCTTCCTAACTTCACGATCGTGAAGTTAGGAAGCAGTTGACCGTGCCAATCCGGACGCACGATGCCATACAAACAAAAACCGGTCGCCTGAGGCGACCGGTTTTTGTTTTTCCTATTCCACTGCCTGCGCGTCGTTGCTTCGCGGAACATGCGTTGAACCTTCGGGTTCTTCAATTTTCAGATTCACGCGGGCGTTGTTTTTGATGCCCACAATTCTCAAAAGCGAGCGGATGGCTTTCGCGGTCGCGCCCTGGCGACCAACCACCTGGCCCATGTCCTCGCGATGCACGCGAAGCGACAGAAGCACGCCCATCTCGTCCACCTTCCGGTCAATCTTCACTTCATCCGGATGATCAACGATGGACTTCACCACGTATTCCAAAAACTGTTGGTCGGTTTCTTGCATAGCATTCAATTCGGGATTGTCTGCGACCTTTCAAATCCTTACGTTAATTGTATTCCTTCGACAAGCTCAGGAAATATTAGTCCCTGAGTTTATCGAAGGGCTACCGCCTATTGCACAGCTGCCGGCGCTGCGGCTTCCGCCGCCGGAGCAGCCGCTTCGGCCTTCGGGGCCTCGGCTGTTTTTTCTCCCTCTTTCTTCTTCGGCTGTTTGTGTACCGCGATTTTTTTCCCTTCAATCACGCCCGCCTTGATAAGCAGATTGTGCACAGTGTCGGTCTTTTGCGCGCCTTTGGAAATCCAGTACAGCGCGCGTTCCTTATTGAAATTCATCTTATCAGCGCGCGGGTCGTACCAACCCAAATCCTCCAGCTGTTTGCCGTTCAATTTTTCCCGCTTTTCGCCGACAATCAGACGATACGACGCCTGGTGCTTTTTGCCTATCCGTTGAAGTTTTAATGTGAGCATATTACGTATGATGATAAGCGATGCCGGTTATAAAGTCAATATTAACTTTCAAGTTTGACGGAGAGCAATTTTGACGCCCCGTCGGGACCCATGGTGACGCCGTAGAGGATGTCGGCGGCTTCCATTGTCGCACGGTTGTGCGTGACCACCACAAATTGTGTTTTGTCCGAGAATGACTTAATAAGCTGGGCAAACCGCTTTGTGTTGTTTTCATCAAGCGCCGCGTCGGCTTCATCCAGTACCAAAAACGGCGGCGGACTCACCGAGACCAGCGCGAACAGCGCCGCGAGCGATACCAAACTTTTTTCGCCGCCGGAGAGCATATCCAAACTCTTCACGCCCTTGGGGAGCGTCAAGTCCACGTCAATGCCGGCGATGTCGTCAGGGTCGGTCTCGTTTTCTTTTTGTTCCGCAGCTTCAGAAGGTTGCCCTTCGACAAGCTCAGGGACTAATACTTTTTTAACGGCCACAAGGCGTGCCCTTCCGCCGCCGAACATCAGGCGAAAATAGTTATTAAACTGCTCGTTGATACCGTGAAGCGCTCCGGCAAACTGCGTCCGGATTTTTGTTGTAAGGTCCGCCATCAGTCCGCGCAAATCTTCCGATGCCTTGGCAAGGTCCGCGCTTTGCGTTGATAAAAATGTATACCGCGTTTCGGTTTCTTCGGCTTCTTTGAGCATGCCTTCGTCAATTTCGCCGATCATCGCCAGCTCTCCGCGGAGCTTCAACATGCGGCGTTCGGCAACCATTAACGCGTCACCGGACGTAAAATCCGCGGACGCCAATGTTGCTTGCGCCGGCACCGCCGTAAACTCATCCAGCGTCCGACCAGCTTCCCGCGCGCGCGCGGCCAACTCCTCACGGCGCATGGTTAAACGCTCGTGGTCAAACCGCAACTGATTGGCTTTTGTCTGCAGTCCGACAAGCACATCTTTTTTCCGCTCCACTTCTTCAAACGCGGACTGGAACGATTTATTAAACTCCGCAAAAGCCTCCGCGTCTTTTGCCGCCGCGATTTCCAGCGCGGCAAACTCGCTGTCCAGCTTTTTCAACTCCACCTGCATTGCCGCGTGCATCTTTTTGATTTCAAGTAATGCGCCATCGGGAGCGCTCTGCTTCCCCTTAAACATCGCGTCAATGCGCTGCACGATGTCTTCCAATATGCGACGCACGCTTACCATGTCTTCGCTTGTCGTCGCGGCGTGGAGATCATCACGCACACGCTTCAATGCAGCCACGAGCTCCACGGAAGCGACATCCGCTTCTTTTGTCTCGGCAAGATATTCCAGCTTCGCCTCCAACCGGCCAAGCTCGCGTTGAAGCTCGGCGCGACGGGCAAAAAGCGGTTGCCGATTATCAGATTGAGCCCCCGCGTTCGGCTTTTTTTGCTGCAACCCACCCAGCGACGCGCGAAGCGCGGCCAGTTCCGCGGCGTGCGTGTTGATTTCTGTGTCAACTGCGACAAGCTGTGGCGCAACCGCAAGACCTTCGCGTTCCAGACCGGCAAGCTTCACGTGGAAATACCCATGCTCAAGTTCACGCAATTCTTTCTCAATATTCGCCCGCTCCGCCCATTTGGAGGATTGTCGACGCAATAATCGCAGCCGCGGCAGAAGCTCCTCCACCATCGCCGACACTTTTTCCAAATTCGCGGCGGTACCGTTGAGCTTCAGCTCCGCCTCGTGGCGCTTCAACTGAAATTGCCGGAGTCCCAGCACTTCTTCGATCATTTCTCTTCGATCGGCAGGACTTGCCTTCACAA
Coding sequences within it:
- a CDS encoding phosphoribosylamine--glycine ligase encodes the protein MPEEQKNPNAKKFLFVSHESLSGDLAWQLKKEGAEVKVYIKAKSDADVYDGILDKVADWEKEIDWADVVVFDDVGFGEAADKLRTAGKLVIGGSVYTDRLEIEREYGQSEMKRLGLLTLPHWDFENFDDAIKFLKENPGRYAWKPSGNTPSYMKGLLFLGTEEDGKDIVEILERNKNGWGKKIKNFQLQKFVSGVEVAVGAFFNGHDFIQPVNINFEHKKLFPGDIGPYTGEMGTLMFWTATNTLFRATLEKMRDELRVAKYAGYVDINCIANARGIYPLEFTCRFGYPTISIQMEGVQSVWGEFLLALANGTPFDLKTKKGFQIGAIIAVPPFPYDDQKTTDTYKDLSILFKKPSTEGLHLGDVKIVDGDWRVAGESGYVLVVTGSGTTVTEARVQMYNRIGNIMLQNMFYRTDIGAKWTEDSDRLQTWGY
- the nth gene encoding endonuclease III, with amino-acid sequence MIARIIDQKLFAQRKKRVAKIIAALKKLFPQAKIALRFKNHWELLVAVELSAQCTDKKVNEVTEALFKKYRTLDDYVHADRSEFEKDIHSTGFFRNKTKNILAAAKMVKEKFGGKLPRTMEEMLTIPGVARKTANVVLSNAYGVVEGIAVDTHVKRLARVLGLTDNTDPVKIERDLMALIPKRDWFEFTYRLINYGRTCCVARSHDHKKCPLT
- a CDS encoding FAD-binding oxidoreductase, with the protein product MKLSDEIKKFLKGEVYDDEATLQAYSHDASLFEVKPALVVAPKDAKDIEALVKFATKHEGVSLTPRSGGTDMSGGALTESVVVDMQKHLNHIKEVGGDFAVTEPGVYYRDFEAATLRKGLLLPSYPASREMCTIGGMVANNSGGEKTLAYGKTERYVSSLKAVLADGKTYELRPLDGSELKKKMASRTFEGRLYKGLYTLVTKNAELLKRAKPNVSKNSAGYYLWNVWDSEKKVFDITKLFVGSQGTLGIATEVKFRLVKPKPYAKMLVLFLRDTGVLGELAKTAVRFGPESFESFDDNTLKLVFRYLPDLIKLIKPKNMFSLMLKFLPEAWMILTGGFPKLVMLLEFTGDSEAEALKKMQTAAAALKKFPVKMRLVKTDEEARKYWVMRRESFNLLRYHLKNKRTAPFIDDVVVRPELLPQFLPQLNAMLAPYKSLTYTIAGHVGDGNIHVIPLMDMRDPASRQIIPELSKKVYDLVLKFGGSTTGEHNDGLIRTPYLEQMYGKEVYKLFQATKKLFDPKNIFNPGKKVDGDLDYAMEHLRTEQE
- a CDS encoding KH domain-containing protein — translated: MQETDQQFLEYVVKSIVDHPDEVKIDRKVDEMGVLLSLRVHREDMGQVVGRQGATAKAIRSLLRIVGIKNNARVNLKIEEPEGSTHVPRSNDAQAVE
- the rpsP gene encoding 30S ribosomal protein S16, with amino-acid sequence MLTLKLQRIGKKHQASYRLIVGEKREKLNGKQLEDLGWYDPRADKMNFNKERALYWISKGAQKTDTVHNLLIKAGVIEGKKIAVHKQPKKKEGEKTAEAPKAEAAAPAAEAAAPAAVQ
- a CDS encoding AAA family ATPase; the protein is MRLKRLELHGFKSFAQKTVFDFPSGTVAIVGPNGSGKSNVIDALRWILGEREAKNLRGLKADDLIFTGGSGKSRMNMAQATIHFDNSTGFFPVAFAEVAVSRKVYRDGTSQYFLNDAEVRLKDVIDFFAGSRMGTRGLTIINQGNSDMFVKASPADRREMIEEVLGLRQFQLKRHEAELKLNGTAANLEKVSAMVEELLPRLRLLRRQSSKWAERANIEKELRELEHGYFHVKLAGLEREGLAVAPQLVAVDTEINTHAAELAALRASLGGLQQKKPNAGAQSDNRQPLFARRAELQRELGRLEAKLEYLAETKEADVASVELVAALKRVRDDLHAATTSEDMVSVRRILEDIVQRIDAMFKGKQSAPDGALLEIKKMHAAMQVELKKLDSEFAALEIAAAKDAEAFAEFNKSFQSAFEEVERKKDVLVGLQTKANQLRFDHERLTMRREELAARAREAGRTLDEFTAVPAQATLASADFTSGDALMVAERRMLKLRGELAMIGEIDEGMLKEAEETETRYTFLSTQSADLAKASEDLRGLMADLTTKIRTQFAGALHGINEQFNNYFRLMFGGGRARLVAVKKVLVPELVEGQPSEAAEQKENETDPDDIAGIDVDLTLPKGVKSLDMLSGGEKSLVSLAALFALVSVSPPPFLVLDEADAALDENNTKRFAQLIKSFSDKTQFVVVTHNRATMEAADILYGVTMGPDGASKLLSVKLES